A genomic region of Solanum stenotomum isolate F172 unplaced genomic scaffold, ASM1918654v1 scaffold6611, whole genome shotgun sequence contains the following coding sequences:
- the LOC125852891 gene encoding perakine reductase-like, whose translation PVPEAEGIAIIKEAFGKGVTFFDTSDVYGMDHANEYLVGKALKQLPREIIQLATKFGIYKIEPTKITVKGTPEYVRSCCEASLKRLQVDYIDLYYVCRIDTTVPIEETMGELKKLVEVGKIKYIGLSEAHPETIRRAHAVHPITAVQQEYSLWTRDIEDDIIPVCRELGIGIVPYSPVGRGLFAGKAVVESLPANSFLTTHPRFTGENFEKNKSIYFRMEGIAKKHGCSPAQLAISWVLHQGDDIVPIPGTTKIKNLHDNIGSVRVKLREEDIKELSDAMPVSEVAGQRIGGSLYNTSYKFSITPPPTK comes from the exons CCTGTTCCTGAGGCGGAAGGGATTGCAATAATCAAGGAGGCTTTTGGTAAAGGAGTCACATTTTTTGACACATCAGATGTTTATGGCATGGATCATGCAAATGAATACTTAGTTGGAAAG GCATTAAAGCAATTGCCTCGAGAAATAATACAGCTTGCAACAAAGTTCGGTATTTATAAGATCGAACCAACTAAGATTACAGTGAAAGGAACTCCTGAATATGTTCGTTCCTGCTGTGAAGCTAGCTTAAAGCGCCTACAAGTGGACTACATTGATCTCTACTATGTGTGCCGTATAGACACAACAGTGCCCATTGAGGAAACA ATGGGAGAACTCAAAAAATTAGTTGAAGTAGGTAAAATAAAGTATATTGGCCTGTCTGAAGCTCACCCAGAGACAATAAGGAGAGCACATGCAGTTCATCCTATCACTGCTGTACAGCAGGAGTATTCTCTATGGACGCGTGACATTGAGGATGACATAATTCCAGTTTGCAG GGAGCTTGGAATTGGGATTGTCCCATATAGCCCTGTTGGACGTGGGCTTTTTGCTGGAAAAGCAGTTGTTGAAAGCTTGCCCGCCAACAGCTTTTTG ACTACACACCCTAGGTTTACAGGAGAGAACTTTGAAAAGAACAAATCTATATATTTTCGTATGGAAGGAATAGCCAAGAAGCATGGATGCTCTCCAGCTCAACTTGCTATTTCATGGGTCCTTCACCAAGGGGATGATATTGTACCTATTCCTG GTACAACAAAGATAAAAAATCTTCATGATAACATCGGTTCTGTGAGAGTAAAGCTCAGAGAAGAAGACATAAAAGAGCTTTCTGATGCAATGCCCGTCAGTGAAGTGGCAGGGCAAAGAATTGGTGGGAGTCTTTATAATACATCATATAAGTTTTCCATTACACCACCACCAACCAAATGA